The following coding sequences are from one Beggiatoa alba B18LD window:
- a CDS encoding EAL domain-containing protein: MFNKFSELSIRYKLTLIMLLSSSIVLLFSSTAFMVNDLISIQRTMENELEVQTNMTAVSISFRVHFDDAEQTNNLLNALSENKNIVLAHVYKNEETGHVLFASYQRADLLSVKPIAPYTEHQLVSSTRFLQFSVPIYSPNQTYLGDLVLLTDRQAFYDRIKIYTSIALIIIVVSAFVAFLLSSRLQHIITAPILRLAHMTQRVSIEKNYALRIDPFPSKDEITTLFSGFNDMLGAIQERDKKLAQHNEHLERTVTNRTAELKKLNLKLTYQAYHDALTNLPNRALFIKRAEQAINHAEQNNEILAMLFIDLDRFKFINDTLGHAAGDRLLQEVSKRLLACTRLPEDTVARLGGDEFTLLLRDIKEPSNAAIVAEYIIKSLTSPLCFHEQELYITPSIGISIFPKDGRDVGTLMKNADAGMYMAKRQGRNNYRFYVHSANAASAARLNMENKLRQALEFEEFEVWYQPRFDIRKGVIVGAEALVRWRSPEFSLVPPAQFIPLAEDTGLIIPIGEWVLRTACQENQRWQRPNHAPLHVSVNLSARQFIQEDLLITIERIINELNMDPRRLELELTESLIMPNAEDTLETLKSLKRLGMQLSVDDFGTGYSSLSYLKRFPIDTLKIDQSFIRDLNHDSDDSALVTAIIAMAQKLRLSVVAEGVETREQLALLSSYECDYAQGYLCGKPMPAAEFRQFLEKPLDLKVLLAEK, from the coding sequence ATGTTTAATAAATTTAGTGAATTATCCATCCGTTATAAACTCACGTTGATTATGTTACTGAGTAGTAGCATCGTACTTTTATTTTCTAGTACGGCTTTTATGGTAAATGATTTAATTTCTATTCAACGGACAATGGAAAATGAATTAGAAGTTCAAACGAATATGACCGCCGTGAGTATTTCTTTTCGGGTACATTTCGATGATGCAGAGCAAACCAATAATTTATTAAATGCCTTGTCTGAAAATAAAAATATTGTTTTAGCACATGTTTATAAAAATGAAGAGACAGGACATGTATTATTTGCCAGTTATCAGCGTGCAGATTTACTATCTGTAAAACCTATTGCGCCTTATACAGAACATCAATTAGTCAGTTCAACACGGTTTTTACAGTTTTCTGTCCCGATTTATTCGCCCAATCAAACTTATTTAGGCGATTTAGTGTTATTAACTGACCGACAAGCGTTTTATGATCGCATTAAAATTTATACCAGTATTGCATTGATTATTATCGTTGTTTCTGCTTTTGTCGCGTTTTTACTCTCTTCTCGTTTACAACATATCATTACTGCGCCCATTCTACGATTAGCGCACATGACACAGCGTGTGTCTATCGAGAAAAATTACGCGCTACGGATAGACCCTTTTCCCAGTAAAGATGAAATCACAACTTTATTCAGCGGTTTTAATGACATGCTCGGGGCTATTCAGGAGCGGGATAAAAAGCTCGCACAGCATAATGAGCATTTAGAGCGTACCGTTACAAATCGCACAGCTGAGTTAAAAAAGCTCAATTTAAAGCTGACTTATCAGGCTTATCACGACGCGCTGACTAATTTACCTAACCGCGCTTTATTTATTAAACGGGCAGAACAAGCTATCAATCATGCAGAGCAAAATAATGAAATTTTAGCGATGTTATTCATTGACCTTGACCGCTTTAAGTTCATTAATGACACCTTAGGACATGCAGCAGGCGACCGTTTGCTACAAGAGGTTTCAAAGCGATTATTAGCATGTACCCGTTTGCCAGAGGATACCGTCGCACGTTTAGGGGGCGATGAATTCACGCTATTATTGAGGGATATCAAAGAACCGAGTAACGCGGCGATTGTTGCAGAATATATCATTAAGTCGCTGACTAGCCCTTTATGCTTTCATGAGCAAGAGTTATATATCACGCCAAGTATTGGTATCAGTATTTTTCCAAAAGATGGGCGCGATGTTGGCACTTTAATGAAAAATGCCGATGCAGGTATGTACATGGCAAAGCGTCAGGGACGCAATAATTATCGCTTTTATGTACATAGTGCAAATGCCGCTTCTGCCGCCCGCTTGAACATGGAAAATAAATTGCGCCAAGCCTTAGAGTTTGAAGAATTTGAGGTTTGGTATCAACCGCGCTTTGATATTCGTAAAGGCGTGATTGTGGGTGCTGAGGCATTAGTCCGTTGGCGTAGTCCTGAATTTAGCCTCGTTCCACCTGCGCAATTTATTCCTTTAGCTGAAGATACGGGGCTGATTATTCCCATTGGGGAATGGGTATTGCGTACCGCTTGCCAAGAAAACCAACGTTGGCAACGTCCCAATCATGCACCGCTTCATGTTTCAGTGAATTTATCCGCCCGTCAATTTATTCAAGAAGACTTATTAATTACGATTGAACGAATTATTAATGAGTTAAATATGGATCCGCGTCGCTTGGAATTAGAGCTGACAGAAAGTTTAATCATGCCAAACGCAGAAGATACGCTAGAAACACTCAAATCTTTAAAACGCTTAGGTATGCAACTATCAGTAGATGATTTCGGAACAGGTTACTCTTCATTGAGTTATTTAAAACGCTTTCCGATTGATACCTTAAAGATAGACCAGTCATTTATCCGCGATTTAAATCATGATAGTGATGACAGTGCATTAGTAACCGCAATTATTGCAATGGCGCAAAAGTTACGTTTAAGCGTGGTTGCTGAAGGGGTGGAAACTCGAGAACAACTAGCATTATTAAGTAGTTATGAGTGTGATTATGCACAGGGCTATTTATGTGGTAAACCCATGCCCGCCGCAGAATTTCGGCAGTTTTTAGAAAAACCGTTAGATTTAAAAGTATTATTAGCGGAAAAATAA
- a CDS encoding YfiR family protein: MIRVSAVMIGKVDTLLLVLLTLAYPVYCPAADYAAQAKNLSRAVEYVTWGGDGELLFCVVGRNPFGEALNKTLAGKKLRGRTVQLRYDGGTGGCDLVYSTAKNIITKAKNVLTVSDADGFAEEGGIIQLMGNGDIHSINEKAAKAAGLKISADLLETAKKKVIR, encoded by the coding sequence ATGATACGTGTTTCTGCTGTAATGATTGGTAAGGTAGATACCTTACTGCTAGTGTTGCTAACGCTAGCATATCCTGTTTACTGTCCTGCTGCTGATTATGCTGCGCAGGCTAAAAATTTGTCACGTGCGGTTGAATATGTCACATGGGGCGGGGACGGGGAACTGTTATTTTGCGTGGTGGGACGCAATCCGTTTGGCGAAGCACTGAATAAAACATTGGCAGGCAAGAAATTAAGAGGTCGTACTGTACAACTCCGTTATGATGGCGGAACTGGTGGATGTGATTTAGTTTACAGTACGGCAAAAAACATTATTACGAAAGCAAAAAATGTTCTTACTGTGAGTGATGCGGATGGCTTTGCAGAAGAGGGTGGTATTATTCAATTAATGGGTAATGGTGATATTCACTCTATTAATGAAAAAGCTGCTAAAGCCGCTGGTTTAAAAATCAGTGCTGATTTATTAGAAACCGCAAAAAAAAAGGTCATTAGATAA
- a CDS encoding NAD(P)-dependent oxidoreductase, with amino-acid sequence MYDKNSKIGFIGLGTMGYPMAGHLAQQGYQVTVYNRTIAKAEKWQAQYQGKIAITPAEVARNADIVFSCVGNDNDLRAVTIGEQGAFQALAPHAVFIDHSTTSAEVARELANLAQQQNCYFLDAPVSGGQVGAEKGILTIMVGGDADVFAQVQPVITAYAKAVTLMGTSGMGQLTKMVNQICIGGLLQGLSEAIHFGEQAGLDVKLVLDVISKGAAQSWQMENRGKTMVDRSFNFGFAVDWMRKDLGLCLAEARRNGATLPITALVDQFYADVQEKGGQRWDTSSLITRLGKKQ; translated from the coding sequence ATGTACGATAAAAATAGCAAAATTGGATTTATTGGTTTAGGGACAATGGGTTATCCAATGGCAGGACATTTAGCTCAACAAGGTTATCAAGTGACTGTTTATAACCGAACTATTGCAAAAGCCGAAAAATGGCAAGCGCAATATCAGGGAAAAATTGCGATAACCCCCGCTGAGGTAGCACGTAATGCCGATATTGTCTTTTCCTGCGTGGGTAACGATAACGATTTACGGGCTGTCACCATTGGGGAACAAGGCGCATTTCAAGCCCTAGCTCCTCATGCTGTCTTTATCGACCACTCCACCACCTCCGCAGAAGTTGCGCGAGAACTGGCGAATTTAGCCCAGCAACAAAATTGTTATTTTTTAGATGCGCCTGTTTCAGGGGGGCAAGTTGGGGCTGAAAAAGGGATATTAACCATCATGGTCGGTGGTGATGCCGATGTATTTGCACAAGTACAACCTGTGATTACAGCCTATGCAAAAGCCGTCACTTTAATGGGAACGTCTGGCATGGGGCAATTAACCAAAATGGTGAATCAAATTTGTATTGGGGGATTATTGCAAGGATTATCTGAAGCGATTCATTTCGGTGAGCAAGCGGGTTTAGATGTGAAACTGGTCTTGGATGTGATTTCTAAAGGCGCAGCTCAATCATGGCAAATGGAAAATAGAGGCAAAACCATGGTTGACCGCTCATTCAATTTTGGATTCGCGGTTGATTGGATGCGTAAAGATTTAGGACTTTGTTTAGCAGAAGCTCGCCGTAATGGCGCAACTTTACCCATCACGGCATTGGTTGACCAATTTTATGCAGATGTGCAGGAAAAAGGCGGACAGCGTTGGGATACGTCTAGTTTAATTACTCGTTTGGGTAAAAAGCAGTAA
- a CDS encoding FlgO family outer membrane protein, whose amino-acid sequence MMNKTIRFFCTTALCTALLAGCSSQPKKEEIPDVNLVEASYVVADALLLNADKIHLNRTKPLLVASFVNVDDVQQSSTLGRIIAEQVGSRISQNGMKVVEVKLRSDSIFVKGNQYPNEGEFLLSRELKDLSSEHDAIAVVVGTYAESKSRVYITAKMLNTNDNSILASFDYSLPIGADVKQMLRADKRRR is encoded by the coding sequence ATGATGAATAAGACAATTCGCTTCTTTTGCACAACAGCATTATGTACTGCGTTACTAGCAGGGTGCTCTTCTCAGCCTAAAAAAGAAGAAATTCCTGATGTTAATTTAGTAGAAGCTAGTTATGTCGTTGCAGATGCGTTATTACTCAATGCAGATAAAATTCATCTTAATCGCACTAAACCCTTATTAGTTGCTAGTTTTGTGAATGTAGATGATGTGCAACAATCTTCTACATTAGGACGGATTATTGCGGAACAAGTAGGTTCACGCATTTCCCAAAACGGCATGAAAGTCGTAGAAGTTAAACTGCGTAGTGATAGTATTTTCGTCAAGGGTAATCAATACCCCAATGAAGGAGAGTTTTTACTCTCTCGTGAATTGAAAGATTTAAGCTCTGAACATGATGCGATTGCGGTTGTGGTAGGCACGTATGCAGAAAGCAAAAGTCGGGTTTATATTACTGCAAAGATGTTAAATACAAACGACAACAGTATTCTTGCCTCTTTTGACTACAGTTTACCTATCGGGGCAGATGTAAAACAAATGTTACGGGCAGACAAACGTCGGCGTTAA